The genomic segment CTGCACGGCGAACAGTGCGGTCTCGGCGGCGCGTTCGCCACGTTCCTGCGGGGCAACCGCGAGGTCGCGGGCCAGATGGTCGAGGTCCTGCGCCACCACGGCCTGCCCGTCCTGCCGGACGAGATCGGCTTCACCGTGGACGAGTTCGTCCAGGTCGTGAACTTCGCCCCGCAGACCCGGCCGGGCCGCTACACCATCCTCGAGCACCTCGAACTGAGCACCGACCAGATCAAGGACGCATACGCCGACTATGCCAAAGCCATCGGTAGCTGAACTCCGCCCGGTCGTTCACCCCCCGGGTGTGAAGGACCGGCGGAGCGGCGAACACTGGGCCGGCCGGCTCTACATGCGCGAGATCTCCCTGCGCATCGACCGGCACCTGGTGAACACCCGGGTCACGCCCAACCAGCTGACCTACCTGATGACCGTCTTCGGCGTCCTCGCCGCCCCGGCGCTGCTGGTGCCGGGCATCACGGGCGCCGTCCTCGGTGTGCTGATGGTCCAGCTGTACCTGCTGTTCGACTGCGTCGACGGCGAGATCGCCCGCTGGCGCAAGCAGTACTCGATCGCCGGCGTCTACGTGGACCGGGTCGGCGCCTACCTGTGCGACGCGGCCGTGCTCGTCGGCTTCGGGCTGCGCGCCGCCGACCTGTGGGGCACCGGGCGGATCGACTGGCTGTGGGCCTTCCTCGGGACCCTGGCCGCCCTCGGCGCCATCCTGATCAAGGCCGAGACGGACC from the Streptomyces sp. NBC_00310 genome contains:
- a CDS encoding CDP-alcohol phosphatidyltransferase family protein, which translates into the protein MKDRRSGEHWAGRLYMREISLRIDRHLVNTRVTPNQLTYLMTVFGVLAAPALLVPGITGAVLGVLMVQLYLLFDCVDGEIARWRKQYSIAGVYVDRVGAYLCDAAVLVGFGLRAADLWGTGRIDWLWAFLGTLAALGAILIKAETDLVGVARHQTGKPPVQESASEPRSSGMALARKAAAALKFHRLILGVEASLLILVLAIVDQARGDLFFSRLGVAVLAGIALLQTLLHLVSILVSSRLK